The following are encoded together in the Peromyscus leucopus breed LL Stock chromosome 1, UCI_PerLeu_2.1, whole genome shotgun sequence genome:
- the Qpctl gene encoding glutaminyl-peptide cyclotransferase-like protein has product MGFMQRRTFKRRCCRECGSALLLLVLALGLAFYVVWYGWNRDLKSCHGAGICGLPEAKLRRVVGQLDRSVSGDFPAPPADCATPGSLQCPSEKVLEATLRSLSAGWHVELDPFTASTPWGHWTSGTWWPHLTRELPVTSPSPAITTPSSSSWVIPFVGPQIRRCLCLLLELVQAFDVMLHRFKKQAAPVTLQLLFLDGEEALKEWGPRDSLYGSRHLAKIMESTPHSPGPTRIQAIELFVLLDLLGAPSPIFFSHFPRTARWFQRLRSIEKRLHRLNLLQSHPQEVMYFQPGEPPSSVEDDHIPFLRRGVPVLHLIATPFPAVWHTPADTEANLHPPTVHNLSRILAVFLAEYLGL; this is encoded by the exons ATGGGCTTCATGCAACGCCGCACTTTCAAGCGCCGCTGCTGCCGCGAGTGCGGCTCTGCTCTGCTACTGTTGGTGCTGGCTCTGGGCTTGGCTTTCTACGTGGTCTGGTACGGCTGGAACCGGGATTTGAAGAGCTGTCACGGAGCCGGGATCTGCGG CCTTCCAGAAGCCAAGCTGCGGAGGGTGGTAGGGCAGCTGGATCGCAGCGTCTCTGGGGACTTTCCTGCGCCCCCTGCTGATTGTGCGACCCCAGGTAGTCTGCAATGTCCAAGTGAGAAAG TTCTGGAGGCCACGCTGCGGTCCCTATCAGCAGGCTGGCATGTGGAACTGGACCCTTTCACAGCTTCAACACCTTGGGGCCACTGGACTTCGGGAACGTGGTGGCCACACTTGACCCGGGAGCTGCCCGTCACCTCACCCTCGCCTGCCATTACGACTCCAAGTTCTTCCTCCTGGGTCATCCCTTTCGTGGGGCCACAGATTCGGCGGTGCCTGTGCCTGCTTCTGGAGCTGGTCCAGGCCTTTGATGTGATGCTGCACAGATTCAAGAAGCAG GCAGCACCGGTGACCCTGCAGCTGCTCTTCTTGGATGGGGAGGAGGCGCTGAAGGAATGGGGACCAAGGGACTCCCTTTATGGCTCCCGGCACTTAGCTAAAATCATGGAGTCTACACCGCACAGCCCCGGTCCCACTAGGATCCAGGCTATT GAGCTCTTTGTCCTTCTTGACCTTCTGGGAGCACCCAGTCCAATCTTCTTCAGTCACTTCCCCCGCACAGCGCGCTGGTTCCAACGACTGAGGAGCATCG AGAAGCGCCTTCACCGTCTGAACCTACTGCAGTCTCACCCACAGGAAGTGATGTACTTCCAACCCGGGGAGCCCCCCAGCTCCGTGGAAGATGACCACATCCCCTTCCTCCGAAGAG GGGTCCCGGTGCTCCACCTCATCGCCACGCCCTTCCCTgctgtgtggcacacacctgcagacACTGAGGCCAACCTCCACCCGCCCACCGTGCACAACCTGAGCCGCATCCTTGCTGTGTTCCTGGCCGAGTACCTGGGACTCTAG
- the LOC114709880 gene encoding F-box only protein 46, translating to MDRGSLLPFQLWCPRPFGTYSQNQPRPPSAALKPPACSDAGSGAEPDHGPAHSENTPPALAAEAPTSQHAPLLSSAAAGDEGRVLLDTWYVIKPGNTKEKVAFFVAHQCGGGSRASSMKVKGHWGSDSSKAKRRRRCLEPTKAPPDPGGRGGAPATEGAPTASGDDVDLLSVAEMVALVEQRAALALQSYPRPTTPAPVVFVSAEQGGPAKGLGSERRAAGGDCSRVAEAVAHFEAQRDSPPTKGLRKEERPGPGPGEVRIAFRISNGREPRSPDGSLPTWSGGRPGSPYPGSPGPGARAKDKITCDLYQLISPSRDALPSNMEFLLARADEASEGETPAPARPEDAPPAPPPPPARDCGASGFHVDVVVTGVVDECIFFGKDGTKNVKEETVCLTVSPEEPPPPGQLFFLQSRGPEGPPEPPPADTPSTVPGPDDPEGTADTSLCRLYRHVSHDFLEIRFKIQRLLEPRQYMLLLPEHVLVKIFSFLPTRALAALKCTCHHFKGIIEAFGVRATDSRWNRDPLYRDDPCKQCRKRYEKGDVSLCRWHPKPYHHDLPYGRSYWMCCRRADRETPGCRLGLHDNNWVLPCSGVGGGRAGREEGR from the coding sequence ATGGACAGGGGCAGCCTCCTGCCCTTCCAGCTCTGGTGCCCCAGGCCCTTTGGAACGTATTCCCAGAACCAGCCACGTCCGCCTTCCGCGGCCCTCAAGCCTCCCGCCTGCTCCGACGCCGGCAGTGGGGCTGAGCCTGACCATGGGCCTGCGCACTCAGAGAACACGCCACCTGCCTTGGCTGCAGAAGCCCCCACCTCCCAACATGCTCCACTCCTCTCTTCAGCAGCCGCTGGCGACGAGGGTCGAGTCCTGCTAGACACGTGGTACGTAATCAAGCCTGGAAATACGAAGGAGAAGGTGGCCTTCTTTGTGGCCCACCAGTGTGGCGGGGGTAGCCGGGCCAGCTCTATGAAGGTCAAAGGGCACTGGGGCAGCGATAGCTCCAAAGCCAAGAGGAGGAGGCGCTGCCTTGAGCCCACCAAGGCTCCTCCAGACCCCGGGGGCAGAGGAGGAGCCCCCGCCACTGAGGGGGCCCCCACGGCATCTGGGGATGATGTGGACCTGCTCTCCGTCGCAGAAATGGTGGCTCTGGTGGAACAGAGAGCCGCCCTGGCCCTGCAGAGTTACCCGCGCCCCACCACCCCAGCTCCGGTGGTCTTTGTGTCAGCTGAGCAGGGAGGACCCGCCAAGGGGCTGGGGTCAGAGAGGCGGGCTGCCGGGGGTGACTGCAGCCGCGTGGCCGAGGCAGTGGCCCACTTCGAGGCCCAGCGGGACAGCCCTCCAACCAAGGGTCTGCGCAAGGAGGAGCGGCCGGGGCCCGGGCCTGGTGAGGTGCGGATCGCTTTCCGAATCTCCAATGGCCGAGAGCCCCGTTCACCAGATGGCAGTTTACCTACTTGGAGCGGGGGCCGGCCTGGTAGTCCCTACCCTGGTAGTCCTGGGCCTGGGGCTCGAGCCAAAGACAAAATCACTTGCGACTTGTACCAGCTCATCAGCCCCTCCAGGGATGCCCTTCCCAGCAACATGGAGTTCCTGCTGGCCAGGGCAGACGAAGCCAGTGAAGGGGAGACGCCAGCCCCGGCCAGGCCTGAGGATGCGCCCCcagcaccccctccaccccctgcccGAGACTGTGGAGCATCAGGATTCCATGTGGATGTGGTGGTGACGGGGGTAGTGGACGAGTGCATCTTCTTTGGCAAAGATGGCACCAAGAACGTGAAGGAAGAGACTGTCTGCTTGACCGTGAGCCCCGAGGAGCCGCCCCCCCCTGGTCAGCTCTTCTTCCTCCAGTCCCGGGGCCCAGAAGGGCCTCCCGAGCCACCCCCAGCGGATACCCCGAGCACAGTGCCAGGCCCTGACGACCCCGAGGGCACAGCAGACACCTCCCTGTGCCGCCTGTACCGGCACGTGTCGCATGACTTCCTGGAGATTCGCTTCAAGATCCAGCGTCTTCTGGAGCCGCGCCAGTACATGCTGCTGCTGCCTGAGCATGTGCTGGTCAAGATCTTCAGCTTCCTGCCCACCCGAGCCCTGGCAGCCCTCAAGTGCACCTGCCACCACTTCAAGGGCATCATCGAGGCTTTCGGTGTGCGCGCCACGGACTCGCGCTGGAACCGGGACCCGCTCTATCGCGATGACCCTTGTAAGCAGTGCCGCAAGAGATACGAGAAGGGCGATGTGTCCCTGTGCCGCTGGCACCCCAAGCCCTACCACCATGACCTGCCTTACGGACGCTCCTACTGGATGTGCTGCCGCAGAGCTGATCGCGAGACCCCGGGCTGTCGCCTGGGCCTGCACGACAACAACTGGGTGCTGCCGtgcagtggggtgggtgggggccgGGCCGGCCGGGAGGAGGGGAGGTGA